In a single window of the Candidatus Marinarcus aquaticus genome:
- a CDS encoding F0F1 ATP synthase subunit delta — MIDLIAKRYVKALLDGRDVNSATAIGDELNKIASAYADEKFIAIISSSEVKESDKVEFVISLADNASDTTKNLIKLLGENKRLEAIPFIAQELKKQINTLNNTYTGVVYTNKELDSGYVDSITEKFSQKFDVNLSLEQNICDYDGIKVDIDGLGVEISFSKERLKSQMIDHILKAV; from the coding sequence ATGATTGATTTAATAGCAAAAAGATATGTTAAAGCATTATTAGATGGTAGAGATGTTAATTCAGCGACTGCTATTGGTGATGAATTAAATAAAATTGCTTCAGCATATGCTGATGAAAAATTTATTGCTATTATCTCTTCTTCTGAGGTAAAAGAGAGCGATAAAGTAGAGTTTGTTATCTCATTAGCGGATAACGCAAGTGATACAACAAAAAATCTTATCAAACTTTTAGGTGAAAATAAAAGATTAGAAGCGATTCCTTTTATTGCACAAGAGCTTAAAAAACAAATCAACACTTTAAACAATACTTATACGGGTGTTGTCTATACAAACAAAGAGTTAGACTCTGGTTATGTTGATTCAATCACTGAAAAATTTAGTCAAAAATTTGATGTTAATTTGAGTTTAGAACAAAATATTTGTGATTATGATGGAATTAAAGTTGATATAGATGGACTTGGTGTTGAGATCAGTTTCTCTAAAGAGAGATTGAAATCTCAAATGATTGATCATATTTTAAAAGCAGTTTAG
- the dnaG gene encoding DNA primase, whose amino-acid sequence MITKDSIENLKNHLDVVDVISQFIEIKKSGANFKACCPFHGEKTPSFVISPAKQIYHCFGCGVGGDSIKFVMEYEKLSYPEAIEKLASMYNVSLNYDNNNQQKQDTKVLEEVNKYYQKLFISHEPSKEYIKSRGISEFSIEKFEIGYAPSSAQTLQFLNQNFLNLGDAKELGVIDTGTNGLYARFIERITFPIYALNGRIVGFGGRTITGHNAKYVNSPQTKLFNKSRLLYGYNLAKEHIYKKKEIIITEGYLDVIMLHQAGFENAVATLGTALTQDHLPLLRRGEPKVIVAYDGDSAGLTAAYKASVMLSHGNFEGGVVIFGNGMDPADMVKDKRINELNQIFANPKPFIPYVIDYIVSKYDIRDPQNKQKALLEVNEYLKTLNPIFQDEYKRYVASRLNINERLIKVQAQTRQESRNVQFSKVDILELSIIKSIADNPTRLEMVLDSIDASMFEFHKEEFELLLNDPQNPRLTGILLNEQIKIYDDAQLEKELRFILIKFYEKRLSQVKYETHLEHNEKKVLIFKIRDNIAQLRKGKLISYNL is encoded by the coding sequence ATGATTACAAAAGATTCAATTGAAAATTTAAAAAACCATTTAGATGTTGTTGATGTGATATCTCAATTTATTGAGATAAAAAAATCTGGAGCAAACTTTAAGGCGTGTTGCCCTTTCCATGGAGAAAAAACTCCCTCTTTTGTAATAAGTCCTGCAAAACAGATCTACCACTGCTTTGGATGCGGAGTAGGTGGAGATTCTATTAAGTTTGTCATGGAGTATGAGAAACTCTCTTACCCTGAAGCGATTGAAAAACTCGCTTCCATGTATAATGTTTCATTGAATTATGACAATAATAACCAACAAAAACAGGACACAAAAGTACTTGAAGAGGTCAATAAGTATTATCAAAAATTGTTTATCTCACATGAACCTTCAAAAGAGTACATCAAAAGCAGAGGCATCTCTGAATTTTCAATTGAGAAGTTTGAAATTGGTTATGCTCCAAGTTCTGCGCAAACTTTACAGTTTTTAAATCAAAACTTTTTAAACCTAGGGGATGCCAAAGAGTTAGGTGTCATAGATACAGGTACCAATGGATTGTATGCCAGATTTATTGAACGTATTACGTTTCCTATTTATGCACTCAATGGAAGAATTGTGGGATTTGGTGGACGAACCATCACAGGGCATAATGCTAAATATGTCAACTCTCCACAAACCAAACTCTTTAATAAATCACGACTTTTATACGGATACAATTTGGCCAAAGAGCACATCTACAAGAAAAAAGAGATTATCATCACTGAAGGGTACTTGGATGTGATTATGCTGCACCAAGCAGGTTTTGAAAATGCTGTAGCAACACTGGGAACCGCACTCACACAAGACCACCTTCCCTTATTAAGACGAGGTGAGCCCAAAGTCATTGTGGCGTATGATGGTGACAGTGCAGGGCTAACAGCAGCATATAAAGCTTCTGTAATGCTTTCACATGGGAATTTTGAAGGGGGTGTGGTCATTTTTGGAAATGGGATGGACCCAGCAGACATGGTTAAAGATAAACGAATCAATGAACTCAATCAAATTTTTGCGAATCCAAAACCTTTTATCCCTTACGTGATTGATTATATTGTGTCCAAATATGATATTCGCGATCCACAAAATAAACAAAAAGCACTTTTAGAAGTCAATGAGTATTTAAAAACACTGAATCCTATTTTTCAAGATGAGTATAAACGGTATGTGGCTTCACGACTTAATATCAATGAAAGGTTGATTAAAGTACAAGCTCAAACCAGACAAGAAAGCCGAAATGTGCAGTTTTCTAAAGTGGATATTTTAGAGTTGAGTATCATTAAATCCATTGCCGATAACCCAACACGACTTGAAATGGTCTTAGACAGCATTGATGCAAGCATGTTTGAGTTTCATAAAGAGGAGTTTGAACTGCTTTTAAATGATCCTCAAAACCCAAGATTAACAGGGATTTTACTCAATGAGCAAATCAAAATATATGACGATGCACAGCTTGAAAAAGAGTTGCGTTTTATACTTATAAAATTTTATGAAAAACGTCTTTCACAAGTGAAGTATGAGACTCATTTGGAACACAATGAAAAAAAAGTATTGATTTTTAAAATCAGAGATAATATTGCACAACTGAGAAAAGGGAAATTAATCTCATATAACTTATAA
- the obgE gene encoding GTPase ObgE, translating to MFIDSVKFTVVSGKGGQGCASFRREKFVVKGGPDGGDGGKGGDIAFIVDSNTDTLSWFKGRRVIKAENGKQGMGRNMTGKSAPALVLPVPPGTQVIDAESGEVLLDLLIEGEQVTFLEGGKGGLGNVHFKNSRNQRPTYFQPGLPGQSKEIRLELKLIADVGLVGYPNVGKSTLISTVSNASPEIANYEFTTLTPKLGVVEVGDYNSFVMADIPGIIDGASDGKGLGLEFLKHIERTKTLLFMIDVANYRTIVDQFAVLKEEVKKFSMELSGRNFAIALTKIDAYYGEDLEADILNFIKELGLESSVSNEFGFDKSLPYYVQDDTFTRFDGTKPYFILPLSSVTHLNTKSISYALYELIGKTKK from the coding sequence GTGTTTATAGACAGTGTAAAATTTACAGTAGTTTCAGGAAAAGGGGGACAAGGATGTGCCTCTTTCAGACGTGAAAAATTTGTTGTTAAAGGTGGACCAGATGGTGGTGATGGTGGAAAAGGTGGAGATATTGCTTTTATCGTTGACAGCAACACCGATACGCTTTCATGGTTCAAAGGTCGAAGAGTTATAAAAGCTGAAAATGGGAAACAAGGTATGGGACGAAACATGACGGGTAAGTCTGCACCTGCTTTGGTTCTTCCTGTACCTCCTGGAACACAAGTAATTGATGCAGAATCAGGTGAAGTACTGCTTGATTTACTTATTGAAGGAGAGCAAGTTACATTTTTAGAGGGTGGAAAAGGTGGATTAGGAAATGTTCACTTTAAAAACTCAAGAAATCAACGACCTACTTACTTTCAACCGGGACTTCCAGGACAAAGTAAAGAGATTCGACTTGAGCTTAAACTGATTGCAGATGTGGGATTGGTGGGGTATCCAAATGTAGGAAAGTCAACATTGATTTCAACCGTATCAAACGCATCACCAGAGATTGCAAACTATGAGTTTACAACACTCACACCAAAATTGGGTGTCGTAGAAGTAGGGGATTACAACTCATTTGTAATGGCCGATATTCCTGGTATTATTGATGGTGCAAGTGATGGAAAAGGACTGGGATTAGAGTTCTTAAAACATATTGAGAGAACCAAAACTTTGCTCTTTATGATTGATGTTGCAAACTATCGAACCATTGTGGATCAATTTGCAGTATTAAAAGAGGAAGTGAAGAAGTTCTCAATGGAGCTTAGTGGACGAAATTTTGCCATTGCATTGACAAAAATTGATGCGTATTATGGAGAAGATTTAGAAGCCGATATTTTGAACTTCATTAAAGAGCTTGGTTTAGAGTCAAGTGTTTCAAATGAGTTTGGATTTGATAAGAGTCTTCCATATTATGTTCAAGATGATACCTTTACACGATTTGATGGAACAAAACCATACTTCATCTTACCGTTGTCATCGGTAACTCACCTGAACACCAAATCAATTTCGTATGCGTTATATGAACTTATAGGAAAAACTAAAAAATGA
- a CDS encoding biotin--[acetyl-CoA-carboxylase] ligase: MKIVLLDEIDSTHTYLKNEICKNGFTAPLCVATTLQTNGIGSRGNSWIGQKGNLFFSFVLKQEHLPDDLPLQSASIYFSFVLKLVLQEQGSNIWLKWPNDFYIEDKKIGGTITSVAKDLIYCGIGLNLLHVGDEFGCLDIKMSPESILNAYFLKLNKMLLWKEIFSQFKIEFQKSRFFKATIDNEKVSLENATLNDDGSVSIRNEKVFSLR; encoded by the coding sequence ATGAAGATTGTGTTATTAGATGAGATTGACTCTACTCATACGTATTTGAAAAATGAAATATGCAAAAATGGTTTTACAGCACCTCTATGTGTTGCAACCACACTGCAAACGAATGGCATTGGAAGTAGAGGAAACAGTTGGATCGGTCAAAAGGGGAATCTCTTTTTCTCTTTCGTGCTCAAACAAGAGCATCTGCCTGATGATTTACCTTTGCAATCTGCATCTATATACTTCTCATTTGTATTGAAACTGGTGTTGCAAGAGCAGGGCTCAAACATATGGTTAAAATGGCCCAATGATTTTTATATTGAAGATAAAAAAATTGGTGGTACCATCACTTCAGTAGCAAAAGATTTAATCTATTGTGGCATAGGATTGAATCTGCTTCATGTCGGTGATGAGTTTGGATGTTTAGACATTAAAATGTCACCTGAATCGATATTAAACGCGTATTTCTTGAAATTAAATAAGATGCTTCTATGGAAGGAAATTTTTAGTCAGTTTAAGATAGAATTTCAAAAAAGCAGATTTTTTAAAGCGACCATAGATAATGAAAAAGTTTCATTAGAAAACGCGACTTTAAACGATGATGGTTCAGTAAGTATTCGTAACGAAAAGGTGTTTAGTTTAAGATGA
- the fmt gene encoding methionyl-tRNA formyltransferase: MSKRILFMGTPDYATTIFDALINSSYEIVGLFTQPDKPVGRKQVLTPPHIKQYCLDNTLNLPIYQPLKLRHNDEALTQIKALKPDFIIVAAYGQILPKSILDVAPCINLHASLLPKYRGASPIQEALLNDDAFTGVTSMLMEEGLDTGDILGWQYLKITPSMDVIEAFNELSKIAAQLTLNTLDKYETIAPKKQDDTQSSLCKKIKKEYGCVDFTHAKKLVLRYKAYSFWPGIFLESGLKLKEVSLVEEHSHHQEGIILEILEDGIIIGCAQGSIKVKTLQAPSKKPLAATEYLKGARLSIKEFIK, translated from the coding sequence ATGAGTAAACGTATACTGTTTATGGGAACACCCGATTATGCAACAACGATTTTTGATGCATTGATCAACTCTTCGTATGAAATAGTAGGACTGTTTACTCAACCCGATAAACCTGTGGGACGAAAACAGGTTTTAACGCCTCCTCATATTAAGCAGTACTGTTTAGATAATACTTTAAACCTTCCTATTTACCAACCTTTAAAACTTCGACACAATGATGAGGCTTTAACGCAAATTAAGGCATTAAAACCAGATTTTATTATTGTTGCAGCCTATGGACAGATTTTGCCTAAAAGCATTTTGGATGTCGCTCCATGTATCAACTTGCATGCATCATTGCTTCCAAAATACAGAGGGGCCAGTCCCATACAAGAAGCACTTTTAAATGATGATGCATTTACAGGTGTGACATCAATGCTCATGGAAGAGGGGCTTGATACGGGAGATATTTTAGGATGGCAATATCTTAAAATCACACCTAGTATGGATGTCATCGAAGCATTTAATGAGTTATCAAAAATAGCGGCACAATTGACATTGAATACCTTAGATAAGTATGAAACTATTGCACCTAAAAAGCAAGATGATACACAAAGTTCATTATGTAAAAAAATCAAAAAAGAGTATGGATGTGTTGATTTTACTCATGCAAAAAAATTGGTGTTAAGGTATAAAGCTTACTCTTTTTGGCCGGGGATTTTCTTAGAATCAGGCCTAAAACTCAAAGAGGTTTCTTTGGTTGAGGAGCACTCACATCATCAAGAAGGGATTATTTTAGAGATTCTTGAAGATGGAATTATCATTGGTTGTGCTCAAGGTTCAATCAAAGTAAAAACATTGCAAGCTCCATCAAAGAAACCTCTGGCTGCAACAGAGTATCTTAAAGGTGCACGGCTCTCAATAAAAGAGTTCATAAAATAA
- the proB gene encoding glutamate 5-kinase, which translates to MKRVVLKVGSAVLTQDGKLALARLQNLVDLIALLKQKDIEVILVSSGAVAAGFTSLQLDKKSVTNRQALAAIGQPLLMKHYKSRFKEHGITCAQMLLIADDFDSRKRTAFAKGAIEVLLQNKVLPIINENDVTATDELLFGDNDQLAAHVTYYFEANMLAILTDIDGYYNKNPHQYDDAVLEKFISSINDTMLEGEHNPNTEFATGGIVTKLKAADFLLKRDVPMYLSSGFDLTYAKEFLVNNNHIGGTLFKK; encoded by the coding sequence ATGAAACGAGTGGTCTTAAAAGTTGGAAGTGCTGTTTTAACTCAAGATGGGAAATTGGCACTTGCACGATTACAAAATTTAGTGGATTTGATTGCTTTATTAAAACAAAAAGATATAGAAGTAATATTGGTCAGTTCAGGAGCTGTTGCAGCTGGGTTTACTTCTTTACAACTGGATAAAAAATCTGTTACAAACCGACAAGCTTTAGCTGCCATTGGGCAACCATTGTTGATGAAGCATTATAAGTCCCGATTTAAAGAGCATGGTATTACGTGTGCTCAGATGCTTTTAATTGCAGATGATTTTGATTCACGAAAACGAACAGCGTTTGCTAAAGGGGCTATTGAAGTACTGCTTCAAAACAAAGTCTTACCAATTATCAATGAAAACGATGTAACAGCAACTGATGAGCTTCTTTTTGGAGACAATGATCAACTAGCAGCTCATGTAACATACTACTTTGAAGCAAACATGTTGGCTATTTTAACCGATATTGATGGATACTACAACAAAAATCCACATCAATATGATGATGCGGTATTAGAGAAGTTTATAAGTTCTATTAATGATACCATGTTAGAAGGTGAACACAATCCAAATACAGAGTTTGCTACAGGTGGTATTGTCACCAAACTCAAAGCAGCTGATTTTTTATTGAAAAGAGATGTTCCAATGTATTTAAGCAGTGGTTTTGATTTGACTTATGCAAAAGAGTTTTTAGTCAATAATAACCATATTGGCGGAACACTCTTTAAAAAGTAA
- a CDS encoding F0F1 ATP synthase subunit B — MRKLFVLIMLAFAPLALFASEGAETNYDIVQRTVNFVIFAAILWYLLADKIKAFFADRSLSIQAELDKVQDTLKESQAKVDDAALELEKAKKLAVEIVDGANAEIDSIKAKIAQAVDNEIANLNKNFDEKIKVETRKLKVEIVEEVLNELLSSENIGVSQDELANIVLKKVA, encoded by the coding sequence GTGAGAAAATTATTCGTATTAATCATGTTAGCATTCGCTCCTTTAGCATTATTTGCCAGTGAAGGTGCGGAAACAAACTACGATATCGTACAAAGAACCGTTAACTTTGTTATTTTTGCTGCTATTTTATGGTATTTATTAGCAGATAAAATCAAAGCTTTTTTTGCAGACAGAAGCTTAAGTATTCAAGCTGAACTTGACAAAGTTCAAGATACTTTAAAAGAGTCTCAAGCTAAAGTAGATGATGCTGCTTTAGAGTTAGAAAAAGCAAAAAAACTTGCTGTTGAAATAGTAGATGGAGCTAACGCAGAAATCGACTCAATCAAAGCTAAAATCGCACAAGCTGTAGATAACGAAATTGCTAACTTGAATAAAAACTTTGATGAAAAGATCAAAGTGGAAACAAGAAAGTTAAAAGTTGAGATCGTTGAAGAAGTTCTTAACGAGTTATTAAGCAGTGAAAATATTGGTGTATCTCAAGACGAGCTTGCTAATATTGTACTTAAGAAGGTGGCGTAA
- a CDS encoding RidA family protein, with protein sequence MEIISTQNAPAAIGPYSQAIKLNNLIFTSGQIPLTPSGELVDRDIKRQTRQVLTNLQNVLEEAGSSLNDVIKVTIFLEDMNDFGVVNVIYAEYFGEHKPARSTVAVKTLPKNVLVEMDVIAQAPNFVN encoded by the coding sequence ATGGAAATTATTTCAACACAGAATGCACCAGCAGCAATTGGGCCATATTCACAAGCCATTAAGTTAAACAATCTTATTTTCACTTCAGGTCAAATTCCATTAACACCAAGTGGTGAGTTGGTGGACAGAGATATTAAACGACAAACACGACAAGTATTAACAAACTTACAAAATGTATTAGAAGAAGCAGGATCATCATTGAATGATGTGATTAAAGTAACCATTTTTTTAGAAGACATGAATGACTTTGGTGTGGTTAATGTGATTTATGCAGAATATTTTGGTGAACATAAACCAGCACGAAGTACCGTTGCAGTAAAAACATTACCCAAAAATGTACTCGTAGAGATGGATGTGATTGCACAAGCACCTAATTTTGTTAATTAA
- a CDS encoding F0F1 ATP synthase subunit B', protein MLDISPILLLSSGIIFLLVLARLNSCLFKPLLKHMDDRSESIKKDLENAKSNSADVDGMLAEANDVIAKAKKEAAAIRERAYSEAKEVADAKLETAKSDIETKYTGFTKELQDEAKVLKDSLVASMPQFNESLKAKLNSI, encoded by the coding sequence ATGTTAGACATAAGTCCAATATTATTGCTTAGTTCTGGTATTATCTTTCTACTAGTTCTTGCCAGACTAAACAGTTGTCTATTTAAACCTTTATTGAAACACATGGATGACCGATCTGAATCTATCAAAAAAGATTTAGAGAACGCTAAGTCAAACAGTGCGGATGTAGATGGTATGCTGGCTGAAGCAAATGATGTAATTGCAAAAGCAAAGAAAGAAGCAGCTGCAATTAGGGAGAGAGCTTATTCAGAAGCTAAAGAGGTTGCCGATGCAAAACTTGAAACAGCAAAATCTGATATTGAAACAAAATATACTGGATTTACAAAAGAGTTACAAGACGAAGCAAAAGTATTAAAAGATTCTTTAGTTGCTTCAATGCCTCAATTTAACGAGAGCTTAAAAGCTAAGCTTAATTCAATTTAA
- the rpmA gene encoding 50S ribosomal protein L27 → MAHKKGQGSTQNNRDSAGKRLGVKKYGGEVVRAGNIIIRQRGTKIHVGENVGIGKDHTIYALIDGTVKFEVKDKNRKKVSVYAS, encoded by the coding sequence ATGGCTCACAAGAAAGGTCAAGGTAGTACACAGAATAACAGAGACTCAGCTGGTAAAAGACTTGGAGTTAAAAAATATGGTGGTGAAGTTGTAAGAGCTGGAAACATCATCATTCGACAAAGAGGAACAAAAATCCACGTTGGTGAAAACGTTGGAATTGGTAAAGACCATACAATCTATGCTTTAATTGACGGTACAGTTAAATTTGAAGTAAAAGATAAAAACAGAAAAAAAGTTTCAGTTTACGCATCATAA
- a CDS encoding ParA family protein, whose product MTTEIIAIANQKGGVGKTTTAVNLSAALALEGKRVLLIDADPQANATTSLGFQRDTYEYNIYHVMLGTKELNEILLDSEIENLKVAPSNIGLVGIEKEFYKNTTERELILKRKIDPIKKDFDYIIIDSPPALGPITINTLSASSSVLIPIQCEFFALEGLAQLLNTIKLVKQTINRQLQICGFLPTMYSEQNNLSKQVFADLAQHFENKLFKVDEHSYVVIPRNIKLAESPSFGKPIMLYDNKAIGTKAYTNLAKAIAG is encoded by the coding sequence ATGACAACAGAAATAATTGCAATCGCAAATCAAAAAGGTGGAGTTGGTAAAACAACCACCGCAGTGAATTTAAGTGCCGCATTGGCACTTGAAGGAAAAAGAGTTTTATTGATTGATGCAGACCCACAAGCCAATGCTACAACGTCATTGGGATTTCAACGAGATACATATGAATATAATATTTATCATGTGATGCTTGGAACAAAAGAGTTAAATGAGATTCTTTTGGACAGTGAAATTGAGAATTTAAAAGTCGCACCATCTAATATAGGTCTTGTTGGAATTGAAAAAGAGTTCTATAAAAATACAACCGAGCGGGAATTGATTTTAAAACGCAAGATTGATCCTATAAAAAAAGATTTTGATTATATCATTATTGATTCACCTCCCGCTCTTGGACCAATCACAATCAACACGTTAAGTGCATCAAGTTCGGTACTTATTCCTATTCAGTGTGAATTCTTTGCACTAGAAGGGTTAGCACAACTACTTAATACCATCAAACTTGTAAAACAGACCATCAATCGACAATTACAAATTTGTGGATTTTTGCCTACAATGTACAGTGAGCAAAACAACCTTTCAAAACAGGTTTTTGCAGATTTGGCACAACATTTTGAGAACAAACTCTTTAAAGTAGATGAACACTCATATGTGGTGATTCCAAGAAACATTAAACTGGCAGAATCGCCAAGTTTTGGTAAACCCATTATGTTATATGATAACAAAGCAATAGGTACAAAAGCCTATACAAATTTAGCGAAAGCAATAGCAGGATAA
- the rplU gene encoding 50S ribosomal protein L21: protein MYAIIKCGGKQYKVTEGDIIDIDYTGKAAKETLEITDVLAVNNGELKCGDAVSSAKVEAEVVLDGTGVNRDKKVIIYKKRRRKDSKLKKGFRKSFTKIRITKIAA from the coding sequence ATGTACGCAATTATCAAATGTGGTGGAAAGCAATACAAAGTTACAGAAGGTGATATCATTGATATTGATTACACTGGAAAAGCTGCAAAAGAAACACTTGAAATTACTGATGTATTAGCTGTTAACAACGGTGAATTAAAGTGTGGTGATGCTGTTTCATCTGCAAAAGTAGAAGCAGAAGTAGTACTTGATGGTACTGGTGTAAATAGAGATAAGAAAGTTATCATTTACAAAAAAAGAAGAAGAAAAGATTCTAAATTGAAAAAAGGTTTCAGAAAAAGCTTTACAAAAATTAGAATTACTAAAATCGCTGCATAA
- a CDS encoding ParB/RepB/Spo0J family partition protein: MALGRGLSELLGEVETAYGRSTTEDSSKHIVEIDVETIQANPNQPRKIFDEEKLKELSESIQKHGLLQPVTVIEDNKGGYTLVAGERRLRAHKLAGLPTIKAIVTNLEDLQLREFALIENIQRDDLNIIELAYSYAQLINEHNLTHEDLSKRVFKSRTSITNTLRLLQLSSYVQQFLANGKLSAGHAKVMLGLTDDEQKLVADSIIGQKLSVRETEKLIKELKNPTIKEEKKSKKSVKYDLNSLENIIKNLQSDDLKVKVDNKFFKIEITSQEDIEKISKHFGNTL; encoded by the coding sequence ATGGCATTAGGAAGAGGACTTAGCGAATTATTGGGGGAAGTTGAGACTGCATATGGTCGTTCAACAACAGAAGACAGTTCAAAACATATTGTTGAAATTGATGTTGAAACGATTCAAGCCAATCCCAACCAACCACGAAAAATCTTTGATGAAGAGAAACTCAAAGAGTTAAGTGAATCTATCCAAAAGCACGGATTATTACAACCTGTTACTGTTATTGAAGACAACAAAGGTGGGTACACTCTTGTAGCAGGTGAAAGACGTTTACGAGCACATAAACTAGCAGGTCTTCCAACCATTAAAGCCATTGTTACAAATTTGGAAGATTTACAACTTCGTGAGTTTGCCCTTATTGAAAACATTCAAAGAGATGATCTGAATATCATTGAGTTGGCATACTCATATGCACAACTTATTAATGAACACAATTTAACACACGAGGATCTTTCTAAACGTGTGTTTAAAAGCAGAACGTCTATTACTAATACGCTTCGATTACTTCAATTAAGCTCGTATGTACAACAGTTCTTAGCCAATGGAAAACTAAGCGCCGGTCATGCAAAAGTGATGCTTGGATTAACCGATGATGAGCAAAAACTGGTGGCTGATTCAATCATTGGTCAAAAACTCTCTGTGCGAGAGACTGAAAAGCTCATCAAAGAGTTAAAAAATCCTACCATTAAAGAGGAAAAAAAGTCTAAAAAATCTGTAAAATATGACTTAAACTCTTTAGAAAATATTATTAAAAATCTACAATCTGACGATCTGAAAGTCAAAGTGGATAATAAATTCTTCAAAATAGAAATCACCTCTCAAGAGGACATTGAGAAGATTTCTAAACACTTTGGTAACACTTTATAA